Proteins from a genomic interval of Syngnathus acus chromosome 4, fSynAcu1.2, whole genome shotgun sequence:
- the LOC119122149 gene encoding uncharacterized protein LOC119122149, with translation MQGSKVLSFVDLDTKSRFIDSLSFLTMPLSAMPKALGFEDKSKGYFPHKFSSLEHLNYVGCHPDPTYYDIERMSPSQQATFDEWYAKEASGVFDFAKQAIAYCENDVDLLMQGCEKFRSEFFEATGTDPFNAVTIASACMKVFRPNFLTHQTLAITPSDNYMRQSKAFSHDSIQYLQWIMHSQNIHIRHALNGAEVKIVNYTVDGYSEIGGVKIVFEYFGCYHHGCAECYDLSKICPTTKRPFHERFDNTQKKIQELQLKQDVHLVIMWEHEWLQMQKLNIEVKEFLKKAKFPTPLKPRQALFGGQTNTFVLRYTAEPDERVLYVDVTSLYPFINSTGTYPIGHPTIIHGDFKDPRSYFGFISATVNPPRGLYFPVLPFKTAKGKLQQTACTHSDEQRSLTGVWTTPEFVKALDLGYTVADVTEVWHSTRASDTIFRDYMRTFLKGKQESSGYPAHVVNQADRERYIEGYAIHQGIQLDPSKIAVNQGKRQVSKLCLNNLWGKLVQRENMTNTKIVTKSEEFFERLFSGLYDVKFFHFISEKLSISLSLSLFLLVSVPVCELRPAPGPTLATSFRICDAGPTCAIGIHPSVAGPAAVAGPRPSGAGPVAAVGSRPSGARPVATVGARLSAMRLEAAIRPQRRWTRSRRRTSSQRRWTRGRRRISS, from the exons ATGCAAGGGAGTAAAGTTCTATCATTTGTCGATTTAGACACAAAATCTCGATTCATAGACTCGCTCTCATTCCTGACGATGCCTCTAAGTGCGATGCCTAAGGCCCTGGGGTTTGAAGATAAATCAAAGGGttattttccacacaaatTCAGCTCTTTAGAACATCTAAACTACGTAGGGTGTCACCCTGACCCTACGTACTACGATATCGAGCGAATGTCACCCTCTCAACAAGCTACGTTTGATGAATGGTATGCCAAAGAAGCTAGCGGTGTGTTCGATTTTGCTAAACAGGCGATAGCCTACTGTGAGAATGACGTTGACCTGTTAATGCAAGGGTGTGAGAAATTCAGGAGTGAGTTTTTTGAGGCCACCGGAACAGACCCATTCAATGCTGTGACAATAGCCTCTGCGTGCATGAAGGTTTTTCGCCCTAATTTCCTAACCCATCAAACACTAGCCATTACACCTTCAGACAACTATATGCGTCAGTCCAAAGCTTTTTCGCATGACTCTATTCAATACCTGCAATGGATCATGCATAGccaaaatattcacattaGGCATGCATTGAACGGGGCCGAGGTTAAGATAGTTAACTACACGGTAGACGGATATTCTGAAATCGGAGGCGTGAAAATAGTTTTTGAGTATTTTGGTTGTTATCACCACGGCTGCGCAGAATGCTACGACCTCTCTAAAATATGTCCGACAACAAAACGCCCCTTTCATGAGAGGTTTGATAACacccaaaagaaaattcagGAACTACAGCTTAAACAGGATGTGCACCTTGTAATTATGTGGGAGCACGAATGGCTGCAAATGCAAAAGTTGAACATAGAGGTGAAGGAATTCCTGAAAAAAGCCAAATTTCCTACACCGCTCAAGCCGAGGCAGGCCCTTTTTGGGggtcaaacaaacacattcgttTTGAGATACACGGCAGAACCTGACGAGCGTGTGTTGTATGTTGATGTGACGTCATTATACCCTTTCATCAATAGTACAGGCACCTACCCTATCGGTCATCCAACGATTATCCACGGTGATTTTAAAGACCCCAGGTCGTATTTCGGTTTCATCAGCGCCACAGTCAACCCACCCCGTGGTTTGTATTTTCCTGTTTTACCCTTCAAAACAGCTAAAGGTAAACT CCAGCAGACAGCGTGTACACATAGTGATGAGCAAAGATCGTTAACAGGTGTTTGGACAACCCCTGAATTTGTTAAGGCACTTGATCTCGGCTACACGGTTGCAGATGTTACAGAAGTATGGCATTCCACAAGAGCGAGCGACACAATTTTCCGTGATTATATGCGAACATTTCTAAAAGGTAAACAGGAATCTTCAGGTTATCCGGCGCACGTGGTCAATCAGGCTGATAGAGAAAGATACATAGAAGGGTACGCAATTCATCAGGGTATCCAACTAGACCCTTCCAAAATTGCTGTAAACCAGGGAAAAAGACAAGTTTCAAAACTCTGTCTTAACAATCTATGGGGAAAACTCGTGCAGCGTGAGaacatgacaaacacaaaaattgtGACAAAATCTGAGGAATTTTTTGAACGTCTGTTTTCAGGTCTGTACGATGTGAAATTCTTCCACTTTATCAGCGAAAAGCTTTCGATT TCTCTGTCTTTGTCTCTGTTTCTGTTAGTTTCTGTTCCCGTCTGCGAGTTG CGACCAGCGCCTGGACCAACCCTCGCCACCAGCTTCCGTATCTGCGACGCCGGACCCACGTGCGCCATCGGGATCCACCCCAGCGTCGCTGGACCCGCAGCCGTCGCCGGACCTCGTCCCAGCGGCGCTGGACCCGTGGCCGCCGTCGGATCTCGTCCTAGCGGTGCCAGACCCGTGGCCACCGTTGGAGCTCGTCTCAGCGCCATGAGACTTGAGGCCGCCATCAGACCCCAGCGTCGCTGGACCCGCAGCCGTCGCCGGACCTCGTCCCAGCGGCGCTGGACCCGTGGCCGCCGTCGGATCTCGTCCTAG